The proteins below are encoded in one region of Ereboglobus luteus:
- a CDS encoding MFS transporter: protein MSKQSAETVTAKPAFARSYQAEGTVMAVLVAMSCSHMLNDIIQSLIPSIYPLLQRTYDLSYWEIGVITMVAQLAGSIFQPIVGLAADRRPMPWSLAAGMLITLSGILTLGFAHSYAMILCGVALSGAGSAIFHPEASRLARLASGGKFGLAQSLFQVGGNFGTALGPVLARAIITPRGEKHILWFTIVALIGFVVLMRAGAWYKQKLAAVRAESAASGNVDAPAAPGPAAPVFRLPMRRVVRAITVLVVLIFSKQIYLASMTSYYTFYMIRKFGVSEGMAQMLLFVFLASVAAGTFIGGPVGDRVGRKIVIWVSILGAAPFTLLLPHAGFAATIALTVVIGLVLASAFSAILVYAQELIPGKVGLVAGLFFGFAFGLGGIGSALLGRLADSVGIEQVYFLCSFLPLLGLVTVLLPDTRRRET, encoded by the coding sequence ATGAGCAAGCAGTCCGCAGAAACCGTCACCGCCAAACCCGCATTCGCGCGTTCATACCAAGCCGAGGGCACGGTGATGGCGGTTCTTGTTGCGATGAGCTGCTCGCACATGCTCAACGACATCATCCAGTCGTTGATCCCCTCGATCTATCCGCTGCTCCAGCGAACCTACGACCTTTCGTATTGGGAAATCGGCGTGATCACCATGGTTGCGCAACTGGCCGGCTCGATTTTTCAGCCAATCGTGGGGCTCGCCGCGGATCGCAGGCCGATGCCGTGGTCGCTTGCGGCCGGCATGCTCATCACGCTTTCGGGCATATTGACGCTCGGGTTTGCGCACAGCTATGCGATGATTTTGTGCGGTGTGGCGCTTTCGGGCGCGGGCTCGGCGATTTTCCACCCGGAGGCGTCGCGGCTGGCGCGTCTTGCGTCGGGCGGGAAGTTTGGGCTTGCGCAGTCACTGTTCCAAGTGGGCGGCAATTTTGGCACGGCGCTCGGTCCCGTGCTGGCGCGCGCGATCATCACGCCGCGCGGTGAAAAACATATCCTGTGGTTCACGATTGTGGCGCTGATCGGGTTTGTGGTGCTGATGCGCGCGGGCGCTTGGTATAAGCAAAAACTTGCGGCGGTGCGCGCCGAGAGCGCCGCATCCGGCAATGTTGACGCCCCTGCCGCGCCCGGACCGGCGGCGCCGGTGTTTCGCCTGCCGATGCGCCGGGTGGTGCGGGCGATCACCGTGCTGGTGGTGTTGATTTTCTCGAAACAAATCTACCTCGCGAGCATGACGAGCTACTACACATTTTACATGATCCGGAAATTCGGCGTGAGCGAGGGCATGGCGCAAATGCTGTTGTTTGTGTTTTTGGCGTCGGTGGCCGCGGGCACGTTTATCGGCGGGCCGGTGGGGGATCGTGTGGGGCGCAAGATCGTGATATGGGTGTCGATTCTCGGCGCGGCGCCGTTCACGCTGTTGCTGCCGCACGCCGGGTTTGCCGCGACGATTGCGCTGACCGTGGTGATCGGTCTTGTGCTGGCGTCGGCATTTTCGGCGATTCTGGTTTACGCGCAGGAATTGATTCCCGGCAAGGTGGGGCTTGTGGCGGGCTTGTTTTTCGGGTTTGCCTTCGGGCTTGGCGGGATCGGCTCCGCGCTGCTCGGCAGGCTGGCGGATTCGGTTGGCATCGAACAGGTCTATTTCTTGTGCAGCTTTTTGCCATTGCTCGGCCTGGTGACGGTGCTTCTGCCGGACACGCGGAGGCGCGAAACGTAG
- a CDS encoding nucleotidyltransferase domain-containing protein, with protein sequence MNEAVIRLQKHFGPRLLFVGLQGSHRRGEAREDSDIDILTILDTLDMEDLAAYRQILRALPEGEKACGFTCGRDELLAWPPTELFQFAQDTDAWHGDLASLLPPVTREDTIMGARAAVSGLHHYAAYLYVSGNEATRADDLKGVYKGFFFAMQIVQYLRSGTYSKTKKDLLALLSGDEAELLRCGMDPVYYDEQKALNPDLLFQRMLSWTGGTMRELAQKIGTREK encoded by the coding sequence ATGAACGAGGCTGTTATCCGCCTCCAAAAACACTTCGGCCCGCGATTGCTCTTCGTCGGCCTTCAAGGCAGTCATCGCCGCGGGGAGGCGCGGGAGGATAGTGACATCGATATCCTGACGATTCTCGACACCCTGGACATGGAGGATCTCGCCGCCTACCGGCAAATATTGCGCGCGCTCCCGGAAGGGGAAAAAGCCTGCGGTTTCACCTGCGGGCGGGACGAACTGCTCGCATGGCCGCCAACTGAGCTTTTTCAATTCGCGCAAGACACGGACGCTTGGCATGGCGATCTCGCCTCGCTGCTGCCGCCCGTCACCCGGGAGGATACCATCATGGGAGCAAGGGCGGCAGTGTCCGGCCTGCATCATTATGCCGCCTACCTGTATGTTTCCGGCAATGAGGCAACCCGCGCGGACGACCTGAAGGGAGTATACAAGGGGTTCTTTTTCGCCATGCAGATTGTGCAATATCTGCGAAGCGGCACATACTCGAAAACAAAGAAGGATTTGCTCGCCCTGCTTTCCGGAGATGAAGCGGAGCTGCTGCGCTGCGGCATGGATCCGGTTTATTACGATGAACAAAAGGCCCTGAATCCCGATCTGCTCTTCCAGCGCATGCTCTCCTGGACAGGCGGCACCATGCGCGAACTTGCGCAAAAAATCGGAACGCGGGAAAAGTAA